In one window of Gemmatimonadota bacterium DNA:
- a CDS encoding penicillin acylase family protein translates to MLRRVGLAVAALAVAAVLAAAGAWWYASRSVADDSGTVSLSGLGAPVEVWRDSLGVPHVWAETERDLAFVQGWLHARDRLWQMELLRRAAQGRLSEMFGDATLDSDRFLRALGLWRAALDGGAALDAQARGLIDAYAAGVNAWLETRDVPLPPEFSLVRVEPEPWTAANVIAIEKVMAMDLALYGTSANVARAVAGLGAERARWLTPPYPAWGETILDDHAGAGTRSGEPEPGPAAAAAGPPALPGPASGAALPPPIPGPAAEALALGATAHASNSWVIGGRHSASGKPILANDMHLALRAPSLWYLMALHVADGDMDVAGMTLPGAPFVIAGHNRAVAWGYTNAMVDDVDLFEERVDPADPARYLVPGGSEPFEVGVELIHVKGRDAPDTLRLRRTRHGPVISDAVDFQTDRVLALAWVAHQPSTTFRALRSMNRARSGAELAAAVSSFTNPHQNVVYADTAGDWGYVMGGRVPVPANGLKPPLTPVPGWTGDWDWRAYLPLGEHPAQSRPERGWIVTANNRQTAGEVGDRITARWFGPWRARRIAQMIEDSLAVGGGLSADGVHAMQLDVLDTHAQRYRALAVDAAAAAGLAAAAAALRNWDLRARRDSHAAALYYLWLEGVQRGLARDLYGPRRAWMPSAAVDHALELRRVPWAATGAARQRFDGILRRAAEYADSVVAGRAWGELHSVRAEHALGTVGALETVLDLNVGDAPHGGSRTTVNVANYTGSGSDKVSAYGPSQRHVVDMGDVDGAGGFIIPTGQSGNPMSEHYDDQFQRWHAGGLWRIPLGRAAAEARAVQRQRLVPAEPTP, encoded by the coding sequence GCGCGCGACCGGTTGTGGCAGATGGAGCTCCTGCGCAGGGCAGCGCAGGGCCGGCTGTCCGAGATGTTCGGGGACGCCACGCTCGACTCCGACCGGTTCCTGCGCGCCCTGGGCCTGTGGCGCGCCGCGCTGGACGGGGGCGCGGCGCTCGACGCGCAGGCGCGGGGCTTGATCGACGCTTACGCCGCCGGCGTCAACGCCTGGCTGGAGACACGGGACGTGCCGCTCCCGCCCGAGTTTTCGCTGGTGCGGGTGGAGCCGGAGCCGTGGACCGCCGCCAACGTCATCGCCATCGAGAAGGTGATGGCCATGGACCTGGCGCTCTATGGTACGTCGGCGAACGTGGCGCGGGCGGTGGCCGGGCTGGGCGCCGAACGGGCCCGCTGGCTCACTCCGCCCTACCCGGCGTGGGGAGAGACGATTCTGGACGATCACGCTGGCGCCGGAACGCGATCGGGCGAGCCTGAACCAGGCCCGGCGGCGGCGGCCGCCGGGCCGCCCGCGCTGCCGGGACCCGCGTCCGGCGCCGCGCTGCCGCCGCCCATCCCGGGCCCGGCCGCCGAGGCTCTGGCGCTGGGAGCGACCGCGCACGCCTCCAACTCGTGGGTCATCGGCGGGCGGCACAGCGCGTCCGGGAAGCCCATCCTCGCCAACGACATGCACCTTGCCCTGCGCGCGCCCAGCCTCTGGTATCTGATGGCGCTGCACGTCGCCGATGGCGACATGGACGTGGCGGGCATGACGCTGCCGGGCGCCCCGTTCGTCATCGCCGGCCACAACCGCGCGGTGGCGTGGGGATACACCAACGCCATGGTGGACGACGTGGATCTCTTCGAGGAACGCGTGGATCCGGCGGACCCGGCGCGCTATCTGGTGCCGGGCGGCAGCGAGCCGTTCGAGGTCGGCGTGGAGCTGATCCACGTGAAGGGCAGGGACGCGCCGGACACCCTGCGGCTTCGACGCACGCGTCACGGCCCGGTGATCAGCGACGCGGTGGACTTCCAGACCGACCGCGTGCTCGCGCTCGCGTGGGTGGCGCACCAGCCCTCGACCACCTTCCGGGCGCTGAGGAGCATGAACCGCGCGCGCAGCGGAGCGGAGCTGGCCGCCGCGGTCTCGAGCTTCACCAACCCGCACCAGAACGTCGTCTACGCGGACACCGCGGGCGACTGGGGCTACGTGATGGGCGGCAGGGTGCCCGTTCCCGCCAACGGCCTGAAGCCGCCGCTCACGCCGGTGCCGGGCTGGACCGGCGACTGGGACTGGCGGGCGTACCTGCCGCTCGGCGAGCACCCGGCGCAGAGCCGCCCCGAGCGGGGTTGGATCGTGACCGCCAACAATCGCCAGACCGCCGGCGAAGTCGGCGATCGCATCACCGCGCGCTGGTTCGGCCCGTGGCGCGCGCGCCGGATCGCCCAGATGATCGAAGACTCCCTCGCGGTGGGCGGCGGCCTGAGCGCGGACGGCGTGCACGCCATGCAGCTGGACGTGCTGGACACGCACGCGCAGCGCTACCGGGCCCTGGCGGTCGACGCCGCCGCCGCCGCGGGGCTGGCCGCGGCCGCCGCCGCGCTGCGGAACTGGGACCTGCGGGCGCGCCGCGACTCGCACGCGGCCGCGCTCTACTACCTGTGGCTCGAGGGGGTGCAGCGCGGCCTGGCCCGCGACCTGTACGGACCGCGCCGCGCCTGGATGCCGTCGGCCGCGGTGGATCACGCGCTCGAGCTGCGGAGGGTGCCCTGGGCGGCGACCGGGGCGGCCCGGCAACGCTTCGATGGGATCTTGCGGCGGGCCGCGGAGTACGCGGATTCCGTCGTGGCCGGGCGCGCTTGGGGAGAGCTCCATTCGGTGCGCGCCGAGCACGCGCTGGGCACCGTGGGGGCGTTGGAGACGGTGCTCGACCTGAACGTGGGCGATGCGCCGCACGGCGGCTCGCGCACTACCGTGAACGTGGCCAACTACACCGGGTCGGGGAGCGACAAGGTGAGCGCCTACGGGCCCTCCCAGCGCCACGTGGTGGACATGGGCGACGTGGACGGAGCCGGCGGGTTCATCATCCCCACCGGGCAGTCCGGGAATCCGATGAGCGAACACTACGACGATCAATTCCAACGCTGGCACGCCGGTGGCCTCTGGCGCATCCCCCTGGGGCGCGCGGCCGCCGAGGCGCGCGCCGTGCAGCGGCAGCGTCTCGTGCCCGCGGAGCCGACCCCG